Within the Flavobacterium sp. N502536 genome, the region TTTTTAGAGGTTTGGAGATTTTCTAAGTGCCAGGTTGCCGTATAATCTGCAGGAGTAACTTTTTGCCACGCTTTTTCGTCAAAAGGTTTATTCTGGTTCAAAATATGTACATATTCGTGCTGAATGGTGTGAATGAATTCGGTAACACTTGCACGGTTTTTTCTATTCAGGTAGTCTACCTCGAACAATGTAATTCTTTGTCCTGAATCTGCAATCCCTAAAGTTCTGGTTCCATTAGTATTAGAGTTTACCCCTCCTACCAGAACAATTTCTCTTGGAGCCACTTTTTTTACAAAATCAGCACCACCAATGGTAGAATAACTGTTGATCCAGATTTGTTTCACTACCTCCAATGCCGGTTGCACACTATTGACAGCCGGAGGAAAAAGAAATCGGTTATTGTCTACTGTATTCTGATTCCATTTGTATTGCGCGTTGATATTATACGGATTTAGGTAATTGGTATCAATCCAGGTGTCTAAAGCCGTTTTCACAGGCTGCTTATAATCTAATTGACTGTCACCTGGCCTGTCTTCATGCGTACAGGCTCCTAAAGTTAAAACTCCGGCTAGTAGTACTATTGCTTTATATTGTTTTATTGTTTTCATATTTCTAAAATTTTGATTCGAAATTTTATCTCGGATTTTTTACTACTCCGTAGTTAGATGCGCTTAACGGTATTTGCAATGCGCGACGCTTATCATCTTTAGTTAATGTAATTGTCGGCTTACCAAAAGTCGCATGGCTTACAACAATATTAAAGCGTTTTACATCAAGCCATCTTAATCCTTCATGAACAAAATCTCTTCTACGCGTCTCTGCAATTGCTTTTACATAAGAAGTCTGTACAGGGGTCATTGTATAAAACGGAGTAAGTTCGTCTGCTATTACAGGATATAATGTCGTTATTCTTGCTTCAGTCAGTTTATCTGTTGTAGCGTTATAACCTGTTGTTCTGGTACCTAAAAAGAACTCCAATTCTGTATTTGCTTCTGCTGTTCTGCCTTTCATTACTAATGCTTCGATACGATTCAGATAAAATTCGTCGTTAGATAAAAGCACTATTCCCGCGTAAGCAATTCCAATATTGGCTGTTAAATTGGTGTATTTAAAGTATTCTTCAAATTTTGGTGTAAACAATGTTCTACTGCTATTGTAGCTATAAAAGTCATATACCCATGCCTTTCCAAAAGGATTTGTACCTCTAAAAAGCTCTGTCTGTTTAGGATCAGTTAGGTAAAAGTTGCTTCCACCAGCAGATCTTCCAATTAGTGTATTTGGAGAGGCTACTAATAAATTGGATGTTAATGACGATCTGGAATACTCTATAAATTGTACATCCGGAGCCAAATTTGCTAAGGTTGCATAATCTTTAATTTTTGTTACCGGTTTAGAACCAAGACCTTCTGAAATTTTGATAACATTGTCCCAGTCTCCCTTTACCAAATAAAAACGGCTCGCAAATGCTTTAGCAGCTTCTATGTTAAAGTGAAATTTTGGTTCTTTGTAGTTGTTTGTTACCAATGGAAGACCTTCTTCTATATCTCTCTGAATAAAATCAAATACTTCCTGTACCGTATTTCTGGTGTAATTTTTTAATAAGGAAGTTTCCGGTTCTTTAACATAAGGAATTCCCAGGTCAGTTCCAGCGGTAGCCGGATTGTATCGCTGCGACCAAAAAGTAACCAGCATAAAGTGAGCATAAGCTCTGGCAATTAAAGCCTCGCCTTTTTGTGGATTTAAAGTTGCAGGGCTTCCTAATTCCTCAATCGATTTTAGAGCCTGATTAGCATGTGCGACAGCTCTGTAACAAGCGTCCCAATAAAACGCCTGAGTATCTATGTTGGTCTCGTCCTGCATTTCCCAATTGTAACTTTGCGTGCTTTTTACACTTGCGTTGTTCAATTCGGCATCTGCTACGTTATCCGACATTGTTTCTGCCAAATCCATATAAGAAGCCTGAGGGTAAGCATTTACTAATAGTTCTGAAATTTTTTCAGGTGTATTAATTTGTGTTCTGTTATCAGGTACTTCAGACAGGAATTCATCACAACTACTAAGACTGATCAGTAATAGTAAAGCAAAAAGCACCTTTATATTTTTTATATTGTTCATAATCAACTGTATTAGAATGAAAGGTTTAGTGAAAAACTGTATTGTGTTGTGATTGGAAAAGCAACACCTCCCGTATTACGGAACTCAGGATCTTGTCCGTTTAATTTCTTATCTGAATAAATTAACCAAGGGTTAACCGCAGAAGCTTTTAAGGTAAAATTGCTTACTCCTAATTTTCTTTGAAAATCTTTAGGAAATTCCCAGCTTAACGATACGTTTTTCAATCGTACAAAATCTCCATCAGCAATTCTCACATCAGAATAATTATACGTATTGTAAGCACGTCCTAAAGTGTTAATTCCGCCATAATTTGTAATTAAACGTTGATCAGCAATTACAGGTACATCTGTATATTGTTCGTCACCCGGATTGATCCAACGGTTGGTAAAATCTTTTGTAAATACTGTTAAATCATCGTATTGGCTGCTATAAGAAGGATTTAAACGAACTTTGTTTCCTCCTGATCCCACGATAAATACATACAATGACCATCTTTTGTAAGTAAAGGTGTTGGCTAAACCAACTGATTTGTTTGGTTCGATAGATCCTTCATATTTCAAATAATCCGTAACATTTTCGGTATCCTGAAAATTAGATCCTGTAACATTACTTGTTGCTCCATCCTGTAAAAGAAAGGTTGGAAGTCCCTGATTGTTTAATCCTGTAAACTGGTAAGAAAAGATTGAATTTCTTGGGTGTCCAATAGCGTTTCCACCGTTTCCGTCTACTAAATCAAATGCCGATGGTTTGTTCTCTAATTTTGTAATTTCCTGGTTGAACACAGAGAAGTTAAGTGTAGTCGACCATTTGAAATCTTTTGAAACGATGTTTTGAGTGGTAATACCCAATTCAAGACCTTTGGTTTCCATGTTGGCATTGTTACCTTGTTTAACTCGCTGCCCTCCGATTCCGGAAGTCACCACATAATCAACTAAATCAAATGCTTTACGGCTGTATACATCTGCAACAAACTGAACTCTGTTGTTAAACATTCCTAAATCAACTCCGATGTTTGTTTCAAATTGTTTTTCCCAGGTTAAATCGCCATTCTGCAATTCATCAATATTAATTCCGTTTTCTCTGTCAGGAATTCCTAAACGATCTGTAATAAAACTTCTGTAAATGGCTAATGAATTGGTTGCAGGACCCGCAGTTGCAGTTAAACCGTACGACGCTCTCAAAGCCAGGTTGTTAATTTTTGGAAGGTTTTTCATGAACTGCTCTTCAGTAACATTCCATTTACCACTAAAAGTATAGGTTGGCAGCCATCTTGAAGACCCGCTGTTTCCTTGTCTGTTAGATCCGTCATAACGTCCGGTAATAGACCCCGTATAACGACGATCGTAAGTATATCCTACTTTTCCAAAGAAACCAACAGTACGCTCTCTTTCTGCATTAAATCCGTAGTAAGAGTTTCCTTCGTTGATGATTTTTTCAATCAATTTTGGATCTGTAAAAGCTGTTAAGCCTTTATCGTACTGAAGTCCGGCTGCAGTAAAATTGTCACTGTTTCTGTCCAATGAACGCAATTCGGTACCAAAGAAACCTTCTAACTCATGTTTTTCGTTTAGTGTATTTCTGTACGTTATGCTGTTTCGGATATTATAAGAAGTAAGTCCGTTTGTAAATTTTCTTAAGAATCCTCCATGAGGCAATACCGAAATTGGCGGTGCAGTCAAATCTTCAGGATCTTTGTATAAAAAGATATTGGCATTTCTAACCGTTGTATTTACTCCGTCAGCTCCGTATTCTGTACCGGCTTTATAAGCACCCACTACGTTAGAGTTTTCATAAATCTTATGCTCTCTTGTTGTATTGGCATAACGGGCAGATCCTGTAAGGTTATAACTCAGGTTTTTGTTGATTTTATAATCTAAATCCAATTGAAAACGAATGTCTTTTACTTTAATATCCAGAATATTATTTTGAAGTTCATTGATAATATTCATCGGAGCCCAGTTGTTTCTGTAGTACTCCAGATTACGATTTTCATCATAAGGTCTTAAAGTTCTGCTGGTGCTTAAAACATAGTTAAACGGGTTGATATCAAAATCTCTCGTTACATTTCCAAACACCACATCCTGTTGGCTCTCATAGGTTCCGGGAGCTTGCTGATCACGCACAGATGCCAGTGTTGACATCGTAATATTTAAATTGTCATTAATGTAAAATGTCCCTTTAATGTTTGATGACAATTGTTTAACGTTATCAGCAATAGTCCATCCCGGATCGGTATAATAACCTAATGAGGCATAAAAAGTATTGTTTTTTCCTCCACCCGAAAAGCTCAAAGAGTGATTTTGGGTAATAGAAGGTCTGAACAAAACTTTAAACCAGTCTGTATTAGCTAATTCATATTTTCTTAAGAAATTATTTCTGCTTACCGGATCGTTGTTTACTAAATAACCTCCTGTTTCAGGCACATAAGTATTAATAGCACGGCTTAAAATGTTGTACACTCCTCCGTATCTTCCCTGTAAGGTTGATGGCACATCCAGAAATCCTTTTTGTTCCATTTCTTTTAAGATACTCATAGATTCCTGAGAATTTAGAATATCGTACTGGGAATAATTAGGAACTGTTCTTACCGTGTTTTCAACAGAATAAGCCACTTTTAAAGGAGAATCTCTACGTCCTTGTTTTGTTGTTACTACTACAACACCATTTAACGATCTTGATCCGTAGATAGAAGTTGCAGAAGCATCTTTTAAGATTTCTATACTTTGAATATCATTTGAATTCAGTCCTGCAACAGATGAACTTAACAAGGTTTCTGAATTTCCGGAAGCCAAATCTGCAAAAGAGATGTTGATAATATCTTCCTGAACAACACCATCAATTACCCATAAAGGTTTTGTATCTCCAAAAATAGAAGAAGATCCACGCACAGTAATTTTAGGAGCAGTACCAAATGTTCCCGTAACGTTTTGTACGGTAACTCCGGCAGCCTTTCCTTCAATCATTCTGCTGATATCTACAACTCCGTCTACTTTTAATTCAGCTCCTGAAATTTTACTTATTGCTCCTGTAAAAGTCCTTTTTGATGTTTTTTCATAACCTGTAGTCACTACAACTTCTTTTAGATTTTGTCCTGCTTCATTCAGAACAACTGTTGGTGTAGTATTCCCGATTCCTATTTCTTTTGTCTCCATTCCCACATAAGAAATAACCAAAGCAGTACTGTTTGTTGGCATTTCGATCGAGAACTTACCATCAAAATCCGTCAGCACCGCTATTTTTGTTCCTTTTACCAGTACAGTAGCTCCCGGAAGCGGACTTCCGCTCACATCAGTAACAGTACCTTTGATAATTGGACCCGCAGCCGTTAAAATTTCAAACAAAGAATTTCCTGCTTCAGTACCCGCAAAAGGATCTGCTGCTGTGCTTTTTTGCAGGATAATTTGGTTACTAACTTCGGTATAAGTAATATTAAATGGTAATAAAATTCGATTCAGGACACTTGATAATGTTTCATCATTAGCGTCTATACTCACTTTTTGATTTAGTTGTGGTAGTCTTGAATTGTACGAAAATTTTACGT harbors:
- a CDS encoding putative zinc-binding metallopeptidase, coding for MKTIKQYKAIVLLAGVLTLGACTHEDRPGDSQLDYKQPVKTALDTWIDTNYLNPYNINAQYKWNQNTVDNNRFLFPPAVNSVQPALEVVKQIWINSYSTIGGADFVKKVAPREIVLVGGVNSNTNGTRTLGIADSGQRITLFEVDYLNRKNRASVTEFIHTIQHEYVHILNQNKPFDEKAWQKVTPADYTATWHLENLQTSKNLGFVTNYARSNIIEDFAETASVILISSKAEYDALLASASDSGRAKIKQKEAMVVQYYKDAFNMDFYALRDAAQVNTTNVINN
- a CDS encoding RagB/SusD family nutrient uptake outer membrane protein, with product MNNIKNIKVLFALLLLISLSSCDEFLSEVPDNRTQINTPEKISELLVNAYPQASYMDLAETMSDNVADAELNNASVKSTQSYNWEMQDETNIDTQAFYWDACYRAVAHANQALKSIEELGSPATLNPQKGEALIARAYAHFMLVTFWSQRYNPATAGTDLGIPYVKEPETSLLKNYTRNTVQEVFDFIQRDIEEGLPLVTNNYKEPKFHFNIEAAKAFASRFYLVKGDWDNVIKISEGLGSKPVTKIKDYATLANLAPDVQFIEYSRSSLTSNLLVASPNTLIGRSAGGSNFYLTDPKQTELFRGTNPFGKAWVYDFYSYNSSRTLFTPKFEEYFKYTNLTANIGIAYAGIVLLSNDEFYLNRIEALVMKGRTAEANTELEFFLGTRTTGYNATTDKLTEARITTLYPVIADELTPFYTMTPVQTSYVKAIAETRRRDFVHEGLRWLDVKRFNIVVSHATFGKPTITLTKDDKRRALQIPLSASNYGVVKNPR
- a CDS encoding SusC/RagA family TonB-linked outer membrane protein, producing MKKPVVKQRLLHRIMKITLFQFILALVFSSVAMANDVNGQKKLDTKVTINVTNLTLDNTLSKLQKSANVKFSYNSRLPQLNQKVSIDANDETLSSVLNRILLPFNITYTEVSNQIILQKSTAADPFAGTEAGNSLFEILTAAGPIIKGTVTDVSGSPLPGATVLVKGTKIAVLTDFDGKFSIEMPTNSTALVISYVGMETKEIGIGNTTPTVVLNEAGQNLKEVVVTTGYEKTSKRTFTGAISKISGAELKVDGVVDISRMIEGKAAGVTVQNVTGTFGTAPKITVRGSSSIFGDTKPLWVIDGVVQEDIINISFADLASGNSETLLSSSVAGLNSNDIQSIEILKDASATSIYGSRSLNGVVVVTTKQGRRDSPLKVAYSVENTVRTVPNYSQYDILNSQESMSILKEMEQKGFLDVPSTLQGRYGGVYNILSRAINTYVPETGGYLVNNDPVSRNNFLRKYELANTDWFKVLFRPSITQNHSLSFSGGGKNNTFYASLGYYTDPGWTIADNVKQLSSNIKGTFYINDNLNITMSTLASVRDQQAPGTYESQQDVVFGNVTRDFDINPFNYVLSTSRTLRPYDENRNLEYYRNNWAPMNIINELQNNILDIKVKDIRFQLDLDYKINKNLSYNLTGSARYANTTREHKIYENSNVVGAYKAGTEYGADGVNTTVRNANIFLYKDPEDLTAPPISVLPHGGFLRKFTNGLTSYNIRNSITYRNTLNEKHELEGFFGTELRSLDRNSDNFTAAGLQYDKGLTAFTDPKLIEKIINEGNSYYGFNAERERTVGFFGKVGYTYDRRYTGSITGRYDGSNRQGNSGSSRWLPTYTFSGKWNVTEEQFMKNLPKINNLALRASYGLTATAGPATNSLAIYRSFITDRLGIPDRENGINIDELQNGDLTWEKQFETNIGVDLGMFNNRVQFVADVYSRKAFDLVDYVVTSGIGGQRVKQGNNANMETKGLELGITTQNIVSKDFKWSTTLNFSVFNQEITKLENKPSAFDLVDGNGGNAIGHPRNSIFSYQFTGLNNQGLPTFLLQDGATSNVTGSNFQDTENVTDYLKYEGSIEPNKSVGLANTFTYKRWSLYVFIVGSGGNKVRLNPSYSSQYDDLTVFTKDFTNRWINPGDEQYTDVPVIADQRLITNYGGINTLGRAYNTYNYSDVRIADGDFVRLKNVSLSWEFPKDFQRKLGVSNFTLKASAVNPWLIYSDKKLNGQDPEFRNTGGVAFPITTQYSFSLNLSF